Proteins encoded by one window of Nocardioides euryhalodurans:
- a CDS encoding GNAT family N-acetyltransferase: protein MLWRVRTTLHDRPGALADLASGCGRAGVNILGLQIFPGVDRVTDELVLRTPEGWGLGDLVALVESAGGTSVSALPCTEAALGDQPTRYVVAARSILEAPASFPDVAARLFDAEPDAAGEGDLMDLEVDDVSVQLRRTAAFTGTELARGAALAALVTEVLHQRHAPRRDPDAVEESATTYVVAVGRVSALVDGAPVGDASWHRVEGEEPAACRLELAVDPAWRRRGIGSGLLREAALAAFAEGVEELVVRTAADNQAVLPLVLGTGMRGRIRMAADELTVRIPIRQLSGAR from the coding sequence ATGCTGTGGCGCGTGCGTACGACCCTGCACGACCGGCCGGGGGCGCTGGCCGACCTGGCGAGCGGCTGCGGGCGGGCCGGGGTCAACATCCTGGGGCTGCAGATCTTCCCGGGCGTCGACCGGGTCACCGACGAGCTGGTGCTCCGCACCCCCGAGGGCTGGGGGCTGGGCGACCTGGTCGCCCTCGTGGAGTCGGCGGGCGGCACCTCGGTCAGTGCGCTGCCCTGCACCGAGGCGGCTCTGGGGGACCAGCCGACGCGCTACGTGGTGGCCGCGCGGAGCATCCTCGAGGCGCCGGCCTCCTTCCCCGACGTGGCCGCCCGGCTCTTCGACGCCGAGCCGGACGCGGCGGGGGAGGGGGACCTGATGGACCTCGAGGTGGACGACGTCTCGGTGCAGCTGCGGCGCACGGCGGCCTTCACCGGGACCGAGCTGGCCCGCGGTGCGGCGCTCGCGGCGCTCGTCACCGAGGTGCTCCACCAGCGGCATGCCCCGCGACGCGACCCCGACGCGGTCGAGGAGTCCGCGACGACGTACGTCGTCGCCGTCGGGCGGGTCTCGGCGCTCGTCGACGGCGCGCCGGTCGGTGACGCCTCGTGGCACCGGGTGGAGGGCGAGGAGCCGGCGGCCTGTCGGCTGGAGCTCGCGGTCGACCCCGCCTGGCGACGCCGCGGGATCGGCAGCGGGCTGCTCCGGGAGGCCGCGCTGGCGGCCTTCGCCGAGGGGGTGGAGGAGCTCGTGGTGCGCACCGCGGCGGACAACCAGGCGGTGCTGCCGCTGGTGCTCGGGACCGGGATGCGGGGCCGGATCCGGATGGCCGCGGACGAGCTGACCGTCCGGATCCCGATCCGGCAGCTCTCCGGCGCACGGTGA
- a CDS encoding multidrug effflux MFS transporter: MTSPADRRLMWLVPAILAGLSMLGPFSIDTPFPAFREMGRDFSVSSAEMQLVVSAYLLAFGLMSPFHGPLSDALGRRPVIVGGVVVYVVASVGCALSPDLTTLLVFRVLQGLSAGGGVIVSRTVVRDMFEGPAAQRLMSRVMMIFGLAPAVAPIIGGLLLQLGAWPVVFWFMAGAGLLLVAVVVVALPETHPVELRTPLHPGRLVGTLLEVTRHLPFHRVAWAAALSFAGQFLYIGTAPIFVVELLGLGELDFWVFFVPMIAGVTIGAWVSGRAAGHVTTRTLITAALVFSTAGAAVNVVLATLPTAASLPWAVLGPALIAVGTAAAYPSLQLTMLDMFPATRGASVSMFTFFTLLLNGLSASALAPFVTGSVLALALASTGMVLAGLLFWVWHLRATSASPRGVPEPVEPTEQL; encoded by the coding sequence ATGACGAGCCCGGCCGACCGCCGCCTGATGTGGCTGGTCCCCGCCATCCTCGCCGGTCTGTCGATGCTCGGCCCGTTCAGCATCGACACGCCCTTCCCGGCCTTCCGGGAGATGGGCCGCGACTTCTCGGTGAGCTCGGCGGAGATGCAGCTGGTCGTGTCGGCCTACCTCCTCGCCTTCGGGCTGATGAGCCCGTTCCACGGGCCGCTGTCCGACGCCCTCGGCCGGCGACCGGTGATCGTCGGCGGCGTCGTGGTGTACGTCGTCGCGTCGGTCGGCTGCGCGCTGTCGCCGGACCTGACGACGCTGCTGGTGTTCCGGGTCCTCCAGGGTCTCAGTGCGGGCGGCGGCGTGATCGTCAGCCGCACCGTCGTGCGTGACATGTTCGAGGGGCCCGCGGCGCAGCGGCTGATGAGCCGCGTGATGATGATCTTCGGGCTGGCCCCGGCCGTCGCGCCGATCATCGGCGGGCTGCTGCTGCAGCTCGGGGCGTGGCCGGTCGTCTTCTGGTTCATGGCCGGCGCCGGGCTCCTGCTCGTCGCGGTCGTCGTCGTGGCGCTCCCCGAGACCCACCCGGTCGAGCTGCGCACCCCGCTGCACCCGGGCCGGCTGGTCGGGACGCTGCTCGAGGTCACCCGCCACCTGCCCTTCCACCGGGTGGCCTGGGCGGCGGCGCTCAGCTTCGCCGGCCAGTTCCTCTACATCGGCACCGCGCCGATCTTCGTCGTGGAGCTGCTCGGGCTCGGGGAGCTCGACTTCTGGGTGTTCTTCGTGCCGATGATCGCCGGCGTCACGATCGGCGCGTGGGTCTCGGGGCGCGCGGCCGGCCACGTCACGACCCGCACGCTGATCACCGCCGCGCTGGTCTTCTCGACGGCGGGAGCCGCGGTCAACGTCGTGCTGGCGACGCTCCCGACCGCCGCGAGCCTGCCGTGGGCCGTCCTCGGGCCGGCCCTGATCGCGGTCGGCACGGCCGCGGCGTACCCCAGCCTGCAGCTCACGATGCTCGACATGTTCCCGGCGACCCGTGGGGCGTCGGTGTCGATGTTCACCTTCTTCACGCTGCTGCTCAACGGCCTCTCGGCCAGCGCGCTGGCGCCGTTCGTCACCGGATCCGTCCTGGCGCTGGCGCTGGCCTCGACCGGGATGGTCCTCGCCGGGCTGCTCTTCTGGGTCTGGCACCTGCGCGCCACCTCGGCGTCGCCCCGCGGTGTCCCGGAGCCGGTGGAGCCCACGGAGCAGCTGTAG
- a CDS encoding SigE family RNA polymerase sigma factor → MKAADEAAFVDFALAARPRLRSTAYLMCGDWHLASDHVQEGLVRVYAAWPRLTRNGGELAYARKAVVSAVLDARRKRSSGEIPTESDTSRSSEQDVAASVTARAALMAALRDLPPRQRACVVLRYFEDLDVAATAAALGCSQGTVKSQTSKALASLRSMFDGSSVGELVTEGATPW, encoded by the coding sequence GTGAAGGCGGCCGACGAGGCGGCGTTCGTCGACTTCGCCCTCGCCGCGCGACCGCGGCTGCGGAGCACGGCGTACCTGATGTGCGGCGACTGGCACCTGGCCTCCGACCACGTGCAGGAGGGGCTGGTCCGGGTGTACGCCGCGTGGCCGCGGCTCACACGGAACGGTGGTGAGCTCGCCTACGCCCGCAAGGCCGTCGTCAGCGCCGTCCTCGACGCGCGCCGCAAGCGGTCGAGCGGGGAGATCCCCACCGAGTCGGACACCTCCCGTTCCTCGGAGCAGGACGTGGCGGCGAGCGTGACGGCCCGAGCGGCCCTGATGGCCGCCCTGCGCGACCTGCCCCCGCGGCAGCGTGCGTGCGTGGTGCTGCGCTACTTCGAGGACCTCGACGTCGCTGCCACCGCGGCGGCGCTCGGCTGCTCGCAGGGCACGGTGAAGAGCCAGACGTCGAAGGCGCTCGCGTCGCTGAGGTCCATGTTCGACGGCTCGTCGGTCGGCGAGCTGGTCACGGAAGGAGCAACGCCATGGTGA
- the groL gene encoding chaperonin GroEL (60 kDa chaperone family; promotes refolding of misfolded polypeptides especially under stressful conditions; forms two stacked rings of heptamers to form a barrel-shaped 14mer; ends can be capped by GroES; misfolded proteins enter the barrel where they are refolded when GroES binds), whose product MPKILEFDDSARRSLERGVDALANTVKVTLGPKGRYVVLDKKWGAPTITNDGVTVAREVELDDPFENLGAQLTKEVATKTNDVAGDGTTTATVLAQAMVHQGLRAVAAGVNPMGLKRGMDAAAEAVGDALLEAAREVDSKEDMASVATISSRDAVIGTLLAESFDKVGKDGVITVEESNTMGTELEFTEGMQFDKGYISAYFVSDPERMEAVLDDPYILLVQGKISSVQELLPLLEKVMQSGKPLFILAEDVEGEALSTLVVNKIRGTFNAVAVKSPAFGDRRKAMMQDIATLTGGQVVAPEVGLKLDQVGLEVLGQARRVVVTKDNTTIVDGAGDHAAVEGRVNQIKAEIEGTDSDWDREKLQERLAKLAGGVCVIKVGAATEVELKEKKHRIEDAVSATRAAIEEGIVPGGGSALVHAVSVLDGDLGLTGDEAAGVRIVRKAADEPLRWIAENGGVNGYVVVAKVRENGVGTGYNAATEEYGDLVGQGVLDPVKVTRSALVNATSIAGMLLTTETLIVDKPEDEDEAAAGGHGHGHGH is encoded by the coding sequence ATGCCCAAGATCCTGGAGTTCGACGACTCCGCCCGCCGCTCGCTGGAGCGGGGCGTCGACGCCCTCGCCAACACCGTCAAGGTGACGCTCGGCCCCAAGGGCCGTTACGTCGTCCTCGACAAGAAGTGGGGCGCGCCGACCATCACCAACGACGGCGTGACCGTCGCGCGTGAGGTCGAGCTCGACGACCCCTTCGAGAACCTCGGCGCCCAGCTGACCAAGGAAGTCGCCACCAAGACCAACGACGTCGCCGGCGACGGTACGACGACCGCCACCGTGCTCGCCCAGGCGATGGTCCACCAGGGGCTCCGTGCGGTCGCCGCCGGCGTCAACCCGATGGGCCTCAAGCGCGGCATGGACGCCGCTGCCGAGGCGGTCGGCGACGCCCTCCTCGAGGCCGCCCGCGAGGTCGACTCCAAGGAGGACATGGCCTCGGTCGCCACGATCTCCAGCCGGGACGCCGTCATCGGCACCCTGCTCGCCGAGTCCTTCGACAAGGTCGGCAAGGACGGCGTGATCACGGTCGAGGAGTCCAACACCATGGGCACCGAGCTCGAGTTCACCGAGGGCATGCAGTTCGACAAGGGCTACATCTCGGCCTACTTCGTCTCCGACCCGGAGCGGATGGAGGCCGTCCTCGACGACCCGTACATCCTCCTGGTCCAGGGCAAGATCTCCTCGGTGCAGGAGCTGCTGCCCCTGCTCGAGAAGGTCATGCAGTCCGGCAAGCCGCTCTTCATCCTCGCCGAGGACGTCGAGGGCGAGGCGCTCTCGACGCTGGTCGTCAACAAGATCCGCGGCACCTTCAACGCCGTCGCGGTGAAGAGCCCGGCCTTCGGTGACCGCCGCAAGGCGATGATGCAGGACATCGCGACCCTGACCGGTGGTCAGGTCGTCGCCCCCGAGGTCGGCCTCAAGCTCGACCAGGTCGGTCTCGAGGTGCTCGGCCAGGCGCGTCGCGTCGTCGTCACCAAGGACAACACCACGATCGTCGACGGCGCGGGCGACCACGCCGCCGTCGAGGGCCGCGTCAACCAGATCAAGGCCGAGATCGAGGGCACCGACTCCGACTGGGACCGCGAGAAGCTCCAGGAGCGCCTCGCCAAGCTGGCCGGCGGCGTGTGCGTGATCAAGGTCGGCGCCGCCACCGAGGTGGAGCTGAAGGAGAAGAAGCACCGCATCGAGGACGCCGTCTCGGCGACCCGTGCGGCCATCGAGGAGGGCATCGTCCCCGGTGGTGGCTCCGCGCTGGTCCACGCCGTCTCCGTGCTCGACGGTGACCTCGGCCTGACCGGCGACGAGGCCGCCGGCGTCCGGATCGTCCGCAAGGCCGCCGACGAGCCGCTGCGCTGGATCGCCGAGAACGGCGGCGTCAACGGCTACGTCGTGGTCGCCAAGGTCCGTGAGAACGGCGTCGGCACCGGCTACAACGCCGCGACCGAGGAGTACGGCGACCTGGTCGGCCAGGGCGTCCTCGACCCGGTCAAGGTGACCCGCTCCGCGCTGGTCAACGCGACCTCCATCGCGGGCATGCTGCTGACGACCGAGACCCTGATCGTCGACAAGCCCGAGGACGAGGACGAGGCCGCCGCCGGCGGTCACGGCCACGGTCACGGCCACTGA
- the groES gene encoding co-chaperone GroES, giving the protein MSVNIKPLEDRIVVKPLDAEQTTASGLVIPDTAKEKPQEGEVLAIGPGRIDDNGNRVPVDVAVGDKVIYSKYGGTEVKYAGDEYLILSARDVLAVVG; this is encoded by the coding sequence GTGTCGGTCAACATCAAGCCCCTCGAGGACCGGATCGTCGTGAAGCCGCTCGACGCCGAGCAGACCACCGCCTCCGGCCTGGTCATCCCCGACACCGCCAAGGAGAAGCCCCAGGAGGGCGAGGTCCTGGCGATCGGTCCGGGTCGCATCGACGACAACGGCAACCGCGTCCCGGTCGACGTCGCCGTCGGCGACAAGGTCATCTACAGCAAGTACGGCGGCACCGAGGTCAAGTACGCCGGCGACGAGTACCTCATCCTCAGCGCCCGCGACGTCCTCGCCGTGGTCGGCTGA
- a CDS encoding class I SAM-dependent methyltransferase, translated as MDLDAFRWLLTDDGQALLAAASDASGDELSVQARLRRDASPEHVAAALTQVGLRRRAVAKFDERAERMYFTPDGLEQATRASVADHRAARLVAASARTMIDLGCGIGGDLVAAASAGLTAAGVDLDPLRVAVAEANLAALGLPGAVTVADATLVDPTPFDVAFADPARRSARGRTWSVEDWTPPWSYVERLLRHDACVKVAPGIPRDLVPAGVEAEWVSDHGEVKEAALWSGRLATTARRATVIRESGLATLTDEDDPGADVRPVGPFLYEPDGAVVRAGLVTAVAAGVEGGLVDEHIAYVTGDAAYRTPFARGYRVLEELPYREKQLKAALRERRIGVLTIKKRGVSVVPDELRARLSLRGDRTATLVLTRVAGHGTALLVEPF; from the coding sequence ATGGACCTCGACGCCTTCCGGTGGCTGCTCACCGACGACGGGCAGGCGCTGCTCGCGGCCGCCTCGGACGCCTCCGGCGACGAGCTCTCCGTCCAGGCCCGGCTGCGCCGGGACGCCTCCCCCGAGCACGTCGCGGCCGCCCTGACCCAGGTGGGGCTCCGGCGTCGGGCTGTCGCGAAGTTCGACGAGCGCGCCGAGCGGATGTACTTCACCCCGGACGGCCTCGAGCAGGCCACCCGCGCCTCGGTCGCCGACCACCGCGCCGCCCGGCTGGTCGCCGCCTCCGCCCGCACGATGATCGACCTCGGCTGCGGCATCGGGGGGGACCTCGTGGCCGCTGCGTCGGCCGGCCTGACCGCGGCCGGCGTCGACCTCGACCCGTTGCGGGTCGCCGTGGCCGAGGCCAACCTCGCCGCCCTCGGCCTGCCCGGGGCGGTCACGGTCGCGGACGCGACGCTGGTCGACCCGACGCCCTTCGACGTCGCCTTCGCCGACCCTGCGCGGCGCTCGGCCCGCGGCCGCACCTGGTCGGTGGAGGACTGGACGCCGCCGTGGTCCTACGTCGAGCGGCTGCTGCGCCACGACGCCTGCGTCAAGGTCGCGCCGGGGATCCCCCGCGACCTGGTCCCGGCGGGGGTGGAGGCGGAGTGGGTCAGCGACCACGGCGAGGTCAAGGAGGCGGCCCTCTGGTCGGGCCGGCTCGCGACCACCGCCCGGCGCGCCACGGTGATCCGCGAGAGCGGCCTGGCCACGCTCACCGACGAGGACGACCCGGGGGCGGACGTCCGGCCCGTGGGCCCGTTCCTCTACGAGCCCGACGGGGCGGTGGTCCGGGCCGGCCTGGTCACCGCGGTCGCCGCGGGCGTCGAGGGTGGGCTCGTCGACGAGCACATCGCCTACGTGACCGGCGACGCGGCGTACCGCACCCCCTTCGCGCGGGGCTACCGCGTCCTCGAGGAGCTCCCCTACCGCGAGAAGCAGCTCAAGGCCGCCCTGCGCGAACGGCGGATCGGGGTGCTCACCATCAAGAAGCGCGGGGTCTCGGTCGTCCCCGACGAGCTCCGGGCCCGGCTCTCCCTGCGGGGTGACCGGACCGCCACGCTGGTGCTCACCCGGGTCGCCGGCCACGGCACGGCGCTGCTGGTCGAGCCGTTCTGA
- a CDS encoding YidH family protein — protein MSEDGRRPRWVYGTGAEPDYRFSLANERTLLAWLRTALALLAAGVALDQIDLAFDDRLETALAAALVVLGIVCSAASWWRWARAERAIRQQEPLPASTLGLLLAVGAVAIGLVVLAGL, from the coding sequence ATGAGCGAGGACGGCCGACGGCCACGCTGGGTCTACGGGACCGGGGCCGAGCCTGACTACCGGTTCAGCCTGGCCAACGAGCGCACGCTGCTCGCCTGGCTGCGTACGGCGCTGGCGCTCCTCGCGGCGGGGGTGGCCCTGGACCAGATCGACCTGGCGTTCGACGACCGTCTCGAGACCGCCCTCGCGGCCGCGCTGGTGGTGCTCGGCATCGTCTGCTCGGCCGCGTCGTGGTGGCGGTGGGCCCGCGCCGAGCGTGCGATCCGGCAGCAGGAGCCGCTGCCCGCCTCGACGCTCGGCCTGCTGCTCGCCGTCGGAGCGGTCGCCATCGGCCTGGTCGTGCTGGCCGGGCTGTGA
- a CDS encoding DUF202 domain-containing protein has product MSAAADPGPERGTQPERTALAWQRTGLSLALAAAVLARLTWAHLGVWALVSLLASLALCGWVLVESRLRYRGRVAATPSARDVGGWAAALCGTVVLMSVTELAALAR; this is encoded by the coding sequence GTGAGCGCCGCCGCCGACCCCGGTCCCGAGCGCGGGACCCAGCCGGAGCGTACGGCGCTCGCGTGGCAGCGCACGGGCCTCTCGCTGGCCCTGGCCGCGGCCGTGCTGGCGCGGCTGACCTGGGCGCACCTCGGCGTGTGGGCGCTCGTCAGCCTGCTCGCCTCCCTCGCGCTGTGCGGATGGGTGCTGGTCGAGAGCCGGCTGCGCTACCGCGGCCGGGTCGCGGCCACGCCGTCCGCCCGGGACGTCGGCGGCTGGGCCGCGGCGCTGTGCGGCACGGTCGTGCTGATGTCGGTCACCGAGCTCGCCGCACTGGCGCGCTGA
- a CDS encoding MBL fold metallo-hydrolase — protein sequence MAARVDHTVVSGTFSLDGETHDVDNNVWVVGDDEECVVIDAPHDVDAIVDLVAGRTVKAIICTHAHDDHVRVAPELRERVTAPILLHPDDRPVWELTHRDHLWDVDLEDGQTVKVAGAALKVLHTPGHAPGAICLYVHDLGCVFTGDTLFQGGPGATGRSFSDADVIVASIRRQLFALPDETVVHTGHGDDTTIGAEREALGG from the coding sequence ATGGCCGCGCGCGTGGACCACACCGTGGTCAGTGGCACCTTCTCCCTCGACGGCGAGACCCACGACGTCGACAACAACGTCTGGGTCGTCGGCGACGACGAGGAGTGCGTCGTCATCGACGCCCCCCACGACGTCGACGCCATCGTGGACCTCGTGGCGGGGAGGACGGTGAAGGCCATCATCTGCACCCACGCCCACGACGACCACGTCCGCGTCGCACCGGAGCTGCGGGAGCGGGTGACGGCCCCGATCCTGCTGCACCCCGACGACCGACCGGTGTGGGAGCTGACCCACCGGGACCACCTCTGGGACGTCGACCTCGAGGACGGCCAGACCGTCAAGGTCGCCGGGGCGGCGCTCAAGGTGCTGCACACGCCCGGCCACGCGCCCGGCGCCATCTGCCTCTACGTCCACGACCTCGGCTGCGTCTTCACCGGGGACACCCTGTTCCAGGGCGGACCGGGCGCGACGGGTCGCTCCTTCAGCGACGCCGACGTGATCGTGGCGTCGATCCGCCGCCAGCTGTTCGCGCTGCCGGACGAGACGGTTGTCCACACCGGCCACGGTGACGACACGACGATCGGGGCGGAGCGGGAGGCGCTGGGCGGCTGA
- a CDS encoding S-(hydroxymethyl)mycothiol dehydrogenase, with protein MHQVRAVVARSKGAPVSIETINVPDPGPGEALVAVQACGVCHTDLHYREGGINDEFPFLLGHEAAGVVESVGEGVTEVAPGDFVVLNWRAVCGDCRACDRGEPWYCFATHNATQKMTLEDGTELSPALGIGAFAEKTLVAAGQCTKVDPEARAAAVGLLGCGVMAGIGAALNTGAVGRGSTVAVIGCGGVGAAAVAGSALAGASKVIAVDLDDRKLEGAKALGATHTVNSTDRDPVAAIKEICGDNGADGADVVIDAVGRPETWKQAFYARDLAGTVVLVGVPTPDMTVPEIPLIDVFGRGGALKSSWYGDCLPSRDFPMLVDLYRQGRLDLDAFVSEEIGLGDVETAFEKMHHGDVLRSVVII; from the coding sequence ATGCACCAGGTGAGAGCAGTCGTCGCCCGCTCGAAGGGCGCTCCGGTCAGCATCGAGACGATCAACGTGCCCGACCCCGGCCCGGGGGAGGCGCTGGTGGCGGTCCAGGCGTGCGGGGTCTGCCACACCGACCTCCACTACCGGGAGGGCGGCATCAACGACGAGTTCCCCTTCCTGCTCGGCCACGAGGCGGCCGGGGTCGTGGAGTCGGTCGGCGAGGGAGTCACCGAGGTGGCGCCGGGGGACTTCGTCGTCCTCAACTGGCGGGCCGTGTGCGGCGACTGCCGCGCCTGCGACCGCGGTGAGCCGTGGTACTGCTTCGCCACCCACAACGCCACCCAGAAGATGACGCTCGAGGACGGCACCGAGCTGTCCCCGGCGCTCGGCATCGGGGCGTTCGCCGAGAAGACCCTCGTGGCGGCCGGCCAGTGCACCAAGGTCGACCCGGAGGCACGCGCGGCTGCCGTCGGCCTGCTCGGCTGCGGCGTGATGGCCGGCATCGGAGCCGCCCTCAACACCGGGGCCGTCGGCCGGGGCTCCACCGTGGCCGTGATCGGGTGCGGCGGCGTGGGAGCGGCCGCCGTCGCCGGCTCCGCGCTCGCGGGAGCGTCGAAGGTCATCGCAGTCGACCTCGACGACCGCAAGCTCGAGGGCGCGAAGGCGCTCGGCGCCACCCACACCGTCAACAGCACCGACCGTGACCCGGTCGCGGCGATCAAGGAGATCTGCGGCGACAACGGCGCCGACGGCGCCGACGTGGTCATCGACGCGGTCGGCCGGCCCGAGACGTGGAAGCAGGCGTTCTACGCCCGGGACCTGGCCGGCACGGTCGTGCTGGTCGGCGTACCGACCCCGGACATGACGGTGCCCGAGATCCCGCTGATCGACGTCTTCGGCCGCGGCGGCGCACTGAAGTCGAGCTGGTACGGCGACTGCCTGCCGAGCCGTGACTTCCCGATGCTGGTCGACCTCTACCGGCAGGGCCGACTCGACCTCGACGCCTTCGTCAGCGAGGAGATCGGGCTCGGCGACGTCGAGACCGCCTTCGAGAAGATGCACCACGGCGACGTGCTCCGCTCGGTGGTGATCATCTGA
- a CDS encoding TSUP family transporter gives MSDPDLTVLLLLALAALAAGFVDAVVGGGGLIQLPALLLGLPGASPVQVLATNKLASICGTTVSSVTYYRRVRPDPRTFLPLMALAFVGSFLGALVATQIPKEAFDPIVLVALVVVGAYVLFKPDLGGETALRFAGHQHTLAAMLTGLAIGFYDGALGPGTGSFFVFTLVGLLGYSFLEASAKARLANWTTNLASLVVFVPAGAVLWKVGLVMGACNLLGGYLGARTAIAQGSRFVRIFFVVVVSAFIVRIGGQVLGVW, from the coding sequence GTGTCCGACCCCGACCTGACCGTGCTGCTGCTCCTGGCGCTCGCCGCGCTGGCAGCCGGCTTCGTCGACGCCGTGGTCGGCGGGGGCGGGCTGATCCAGCTCCCCGCGCTGCTGCTGGGGCTGCCCGGGGCCAGCCCGGTGCAGGTGCTGGCCACCAACAAGCTGGCGTCGATCTGCGGAACGACGGTGAGCAGCGTGACCTACTACCGCCGTGTCCGCCCGGACCCGCGCACCTTCCTCCCGCTGATGGCCCTGGCGTTCGTGGGTTCCTTCCTCGGCGCCCTGGTCGCGACCCAGATCCCGAAGGAGGCGTTCGACCCGATCGTGCTCGTCGCCCTGGTGGTCGTGGGGGCGTACGTCCTGTTCAAGCCCGACCTCGGCGGCGAGACGGCGCTGCGGTTCGCCGGCCACCAGCACACGCTGGCCGCGATGCTCACCGGTCTCGCGATCGGCTTCTACGACGGGGCGCTCGGCCCGGGCACCGGCTCGTTCTTCGTCTTCACCCTCGTCGGGCTGCTCGGCTACTCCTTCCTCGAGGCCAGTGCCAAGGCCCGGCTGGCGAACTGGACGACCAACCTCGCCTCGCTCGTCGTCTTCGTGCCCGCGGGAGCCGTGCTGTGGAAGGTCGGCCTGGTGATGGGGGCCTGCAACCTGCTCGGCGGCTACCTCGGGGCCCGGACCGCGATCGCGCAGGGCAGCCGTTTCGTCCGGATCTTCTTCGTCGTGGTCGTGTCGGCGTTCATCGTCCGGATCGGCGGGCAGGTGCTGGGCGTGTGGTGA
- a CDS encoding ABC transporter substrate-binding protein — MRIVSLLPSTTEILFAIGAGEDVVGVTFECDFPAAARTRTIVSTSAMPEGLAPAEIDAYVVGAMSRGEDLYHLDAGALSGLDADLVVTQDLCAVCAVDVSVVDDALAHLGCTAEVLTIDPHTVEEVLASIGTLGAATGHEAEAAALVAEQRQRLAVVRERVAGRPRPRVMFLEWTDPPFAPGHWIPEMVEAAGGEPLLGTPGEKSRRVTWEDVDGARPEVVVVAPCGFDRDGCRALAEELLASGALPDGVAVHAVDANASWARPGTRLVDGVEELAALLHP, encoded by the coding sequence GTGCGCATCGTCTCCCTGCTCCCCTCGACCACCGAGATCCTCTTCGCGATCGGCGCCGGCGAGGACGTGGTCGGCGTGACGTTCGAGTGCGACTTCCCGGCAGCGGCCCGAACGCGCACGATCGTGTCCACCTCGGCGATGCCCGAGGGACTCGCTCCCGCGGAGATCGACGCGTACGTCGTGGGGGCGATGTCCCGCGGGGAGGACCTCTACCACCTCGACGCGGGCGCCCTCTCCGGCCTCGACGCCGACCTGGTCGTGACCCAGGACCTCTGCGCGGTCTGCGCGGTGGACGTGTCCGTGGTCGACGACGCTCTCGCCCACCTCGGCTGCACCGCCGAGGTGCTCACGATCGACCCGCACACCGTCGAGGAGGTGCTGGCGTCCATCGGCACCCTCGGCGCGGCCACCGGCCACGAGGCCGAGGCGGCTGCGCTGGTCGCCGAGCAGCGGCAGCGGCTGGCCGTGGTGCGGGAGCGGGTCGCAGGGCGGCCGCGGCCGCGGGTGATGTTCCTGGAGTGGACCGACCCGCCCTTCGCGCCCGGGCACTGGATCCCCGAGATGGTCGAGGCGGCCGGCGGCGAGCCGCTGCTCGGGACGCCCGGCGAGAAGTCGCGCCGGGTCACCTGGGAGGACGTCGACGGAGCACGCCCCGAGGTCGTCGTGGTCGCCCCGTGCGGCTTCGACCGCGACGGCTGCCGGGCCCTCGCCGAGGAGCTGCTCGCCTCCGGGGCGCTCCCCGACGGCGTCGCCGTCCACGCGGTGGACGCCAACGCGTCCTGGGCGCGTCCGGGCACCCGGCTCGTCGACGGGGTCGAGGAGCTCGCGGCGCTGCTCCACCCCTGA